Proteins encoded together in one Streptomyces sp. NA04227 window:
- a CDS encoding DUF4350 domain-containing protein — protein MTPRGLWRRARGLLIALALLLVAAVAIAAVRSGAEHGRLDPRAADPRGSRAVAQLLADRGVSTRVVTTTAEAEAAAGADTTLLVARPDLLTATQQRRLAGLDDRGRTVLVAPGPSAVGRLAPGTTADASPSLDSVLSPGCALPAARRAGTADIGGLRYRTTTPGADRCYRDEGHASLLRLPAADARGDTVVLGSPDILFNEHLDEHGNASLALQLLGSRPHLVWYLPSPSDSAADTDERGFFDLVPSGWLWGTLQLTLAAVLAALWRGRRFGRLVPERLPVAVRASETTEGRARLYHRTQARDRAASALRSATRSRLAPLLGLAPSRAHTPEALLPALAARLPAPGQDPATLLFGPPPADDAALVRLADHLDALEREVRVS, from the coding sequence CTGACGCCGCGCGGGCTCTGGCGGCGCGCCCGCGGACTGCTGATCGCGCTCGCCCTGCTCCTGGTCGCCGCCGTGGCCATCGCCGCCGTACGCTCCGGCGCGGAGCACGGCCGGCTCGACCCGCGCGCCGCCGATCCGCGCGGCAGCCGCGCCGTCGCCCAACTCCTCGCCGACCGCGGGGTGTCCACCCGCGTCGTCACCACCACCGCCGAGGCCGAGGCAGCCGCCGGAGCGGACACGACCCTGCTCGTCGCCCGGCCCGACCTGCTCACCGCGACCCAGCAGCGCCGCCTCGCCGGGCTCGACGACCGCGGCCGCACCGTACTCGTCGCCCCGGGACCCTCCGCCGTCGGCAGACTCGCCCCCGGGACGACCGCGGACGCCTCCCCCAGCCTCGACTCCGTACTGTCGCCCGGCTGTGCCCTTCCCGCCGCCCGCCGCGCGGGCACCGCGGACATCGGCGGCCTGCGCTACCGCACCACGACCCCCGGCGCCGACCGCTGCTACCGGGACGAGGGCCACGCCTCCCTGCTGCGGCTGCCCGCGGCAGACGCCCGCGGCGACACCGTCGTACTCGGCTCCCCCGACATCCTCTTCAACGAACACCTCGACGAGCACGGCAACGCCTCGCTCGCCCTGCAACTCCTCGGCTCCCGGCCCCACTTGGTCTGGTACCTCCCCTCACCGTCCGACTCCGCCGCCGACACCGACGAACGCGGATTCTTCGACCTGGTCCCCTCCGGCTGGCTCTGGGGCACCCTGCAACTGACCCTCGCCGCCGTCCTCGCCGCCCTCTGGCGCGGCCGCCGCTTCGGCCGCCTGGTCCCCGAACGCCTGCCCGTCGCGGTACGCGCCTCCGAAACCACCGAGGGCCGCGCCCGCCTCTACCACCGCACCCAGGCCCGCGACCGCGCCGCCTCGGCCCTTCGCTCCGCCACCCGCTCCCGTCTCGCTCCCCTCCTCGGTCTCGCCCCCTCCCGGGCACACACACCCGAGGCCCTGCTTCCCGCCCTGGCCGCCCGGCTCCCCGCACCCGGCCAGGACCCCGCCACCCTGCTCTTCGGACCGCCGCCCGCCGACGACGCGGCGCTCGTCCGGCTCGCCGATCACCTCGACGCCCTCGAAAGAGAGGTACGCGTTTCATGA
- a CDS encoding MoxR family ATPase translates to MDPTTDNAADNAAARASLERLRAEIGKAVVGQDPAVTGLVVALLCRGHVLLEGVPGVAKTLLVRALAASLQLDSKRVQFTPDLMPGDITGSLVYDARTAEFSFQPGPVFTNLLLADEINRTPPKTQSSLLEAMEERQVTVDGTARPLPEPFLVAATQNPVEYEGTYPLPEAQLDRFLLKLTVPLPSRQDEIDVLTRHASGFNPRDLQAAGVRPVASAADLEAARAAVAKTSVSPDITGYVVDICRATRESPSLTLGVSPRGATALLATARAWAWLTGRDYVIPDDVKALALPTLRHRVQLRPEAEMEGVTADSVITSILSHVPVPR, encoded by the coding sequence ATGGACCCGACCACTGACAACGCAGCCGACAACGCCGCCGCCCGCGCCTCCCTGGAGCGGCTGCGCGCCGAGATCGGCAAGGCCGTGGTCGGCCAGGACCCCGCCGTCACCGGCCTCGTCGTCGCCCTGCTGTGCCGCGGCCACGTCCTGCTCGAAGGCGTCCCCGGAGTCGCCAAGACCCTTCTCGTACGAGCACTGGCGGCGAGCCTCCAACTCGACTCCAAGCGGGTCCAGTTCACGCCCGACCTGATGCCCGGCGACATCACCGGCTCGCTCGTCTACGACGCCCGCACCGCCGAGTTCTCCTTCCAGCCCGGCCCCGTCTTCACCAACCTGTTGCTCGCCGACGAGATCAACCGGACCCCGCCGAAGACCCAGTCCTCCCTCCTGGAAGCCATGGAGGAACGCCAGGTCACCGTCGACGGCACCGCCCGCCCGCTGCCCGAACCGTTCCTGGTGGCCGCCACCCAGAACCCCGTCGAGTACGAGGGCACCTACCCCCTCCCCGAAGCACAGCTCGACCGCTTCCTGCTCAAGCTCACCGTTCCGCTGCCCTCCCGGCAGGACGAGATCGACGTCCTCACCCGGCACGCCTCCGGCTTCAACCCGCGCGACCTGCAAGCCGCCGGCGTACGCCCGGTCGCGAGCGCCGCAGACCTGGAAGCCGCGCGCGCCGCCGTCGCGAAGACCTCCGTCTCGCCCGACATCACCGGCTACGTCGTCGACATCTGCCGCGCCACCCGCGAATCGCCCTCCCTCACCCTCGGCGTCTCCCCGCGCGGCGCGACCGCCCTCCTTGCCACCGCCCGCGCCTGGGCCTGGCTGACCGGCCGCGACTACGTCATCCCCGACGACGTCAAAGCGCTCGCCCTGCCCACCCTGCGCCACCGCGTCCAGCTGCGCCCCGAGGCCGAGATGGAAGGCGTCACCGCCGACTCCGTCATCACCTCGATCCTCAGCCACGTCCCCGTACCCCGCTGA
- a CDS encoding DUF4129 domain-containing protein, producing the protein MTVTGGLFAAAPLLGVSGEEPPVTDPRVPAREAARRELSEREYREHEPGLVQRALDAFWDWLNDILGTASGATPGGGLGLTVVVLAVLALLGLLWWRLGTPRRTPAAASGAALFTDRPRSAAEHRAAAEAHAAQAHWNQAVQERMRALVRALEERALLEPRPGRTADECADEASRPLPAFGERLRAAARSFDDVAYGGRTATRSSYEQLAALDHEVERAKPELSAAGNTSGGPWKAVR; encoded by the coding sequence GTGACGGTGACGGGGGGCCTGTTCGCGGCGGCGCCGCTCCTCGGCGTCTCCGGCGAGGAGCCGCCGGTGACCGACCCGCGTGTCCCGGCGCGGGAGGCCGCCCGGCGCGAACTGTCCGAGCGCGAGTACCGCGAGCACGAACCCGGACTCGTCCAGCGCGCCCTGGACGCGTTCTGGGACTGGCTGAACGACATCCTGGGCACCGCCTCCGGCGCCACCCCCGGCGGCGGGCTCGGTCTGACGGTCGTCGTACTGGCCGTACTCGCCCTGCTCGGCCTGCTCTGGTGGCGCCTGGGCACCCCGCGCCGCACCCCCGCCGCCGCCTCCGGCGCCGCCCTGTTCACGGACCGGCCCCGCAGCGCCGCCGAACACCGGGCCGCCGCCGAGGCACACGCCGCCCAGGCCCACTGGAACCAGGCCGTCCAGGAACGCATGCGCGCCCTCGTCCGCGCCCTCGAGGAACGCGCCCTGCTCGAACCGCGTCCCGGCCGCACCGCCGACGAGTGCGCCGACGAGGCGAGCCGCCCCCTGCCCGCGTTCGGGGAACGGCTGCGCGCGGCGGCCCGCAGCTTCGACGACGTCGCATACGGCGGCCGCACCGCCACCCGTTCCTCGTACGAGCAACTCGCCGCCCTCGACCACGAGGTGGAGCGCGCCAAGCCCGAACTCTCCGCCGCCGGGAACACCTCCGGCGGCCCCTGGAAGGCGGTCCGGTGA
- a CDS encoding glycerophosphoryl diester phosphodiesterase membrane domain-containing protein — MNDSPGWASPGSSPSDGQEPGASDGQEPGASDGQEPGASGADAPSGSNGPSSKWSGNQPPPGQWTAPGGQSPQGNPPPPPAGWGSAPGGPPPGAPGGWGGQGGGPGWGGGPAGPGPGWGGGPGFGGWGGPPPAAKPGVIPLRPLGVGEILDGAVATMRKHWRTVLGIALAVAVVTEVAVVLLQGLYLNDLTDTSALEDESASLEEVTDAMGEALLGSGIVLLISLLGTIVATALLTTVTSRAVIGRSVSTAQAWQDARPQVLRLLGLTLLLPLIALTVVLVGMLPGILVAATAGGDGAIGLMVLGGIAAGGVAVWLTVRFSLASPALMLEKQSIGKAMRRSVKLVQGSWWRVFGILVLGAIIANVLTSIIVIPFTLIAGAVGEGGVDSFLSSSSDDYSWTFLIVQGVGSVIGTTLSLPISAGVTVLLYIDQRIRREALDLELGRAAGVQGYTGS; from the coding sequence ATGAACGACTCTCCGGGCTGGGCCTCGCCCGGATCCTCTCCCTCCGACGGCCAGGAACCCGGCGCGTCCGACGGCCAGGAACCCGGCGCGTCCGACGGGCAGGAGCCCGGCGCGTCCGGTGCGGACGCGCCCTCCGGCTCGAACGGCCCCTCCTCGAAGTGGTCCGGCAACCAGCCTCCGCCCGGTCAGTGGACCGCCCCCGGTGGGCAGTCCCCGCAGGGCAACCCGCCCCCGCCGCCCGCCGGTTGGGGCTCCGCGCCCGGCGGCCCGCCCCCCGGAGCGCCCGGCGGCTGGGGAGGCCAGGGCGGTGGACCCGGCTGGGGCGGCGGCCCCGCGGGACCCGGCCCCGGTTGGGGCGGCGGTCCCGGCTTCGGCGGCTGGGGCGGACCGCCGCCCGCGGCCAAGCCCGGCGTGATCCCGCTGCGCCCGCTCGGCGTCGGCGAGATCCTCGACGGCGCGGTGGCCACCATGCGCAAGCACTGGCGCACGGTCCTCGGCATCGCCCTGGCCGTCGCCGTGGTCACCGAGGTCGCCGTGGTCCTGCTCCAGGGCCTCTACCTCAACGACCTGACCGACACTTCCGCCCTGGAGGACGAGTCGGCCAGCCTCGAAGAGGTCACCGACGCGATGGGCGAGGCCCTCCTCGGCTCCGGCATCGTGCTGCTGATCTCGCTGCTCGGCACGATCGTCGCGACCGCGCTGCTGACCACCGTCACCAGCCGCGCCGTCATCGGCCGCTCCGTGAGCACCGCTCAGGCCTGGCAGGACGCCCGGCCGCAGGTGCTGCGCCTGCTCGGACTGACCCTGCTGCTGCCGCTCATCGCACTGACCGTGGTCCTGGTGGGCATGCTGCCCGGCATCCTCGTCGCGGCGACGGCCGGCGGCGACGGCGCGATCGGGCTGATGGTGCTCGGCGGAATCGCGGCCGGTGGCGTCGCGGTCTGGCTGACCGTACGTTTCTCGCTGGCCTCGCCCGCGCTGATGCTGGAGAAGCAGAGCATCGGCAAGGCGATGCGACGCTCCGTCAAACTCGTCCAGGGCTCCTGGTGGCGGGTGTTCGGCATCCTGGTGCTCGGCGCGATCATCGCCAATGTGCTCACCTCGATCATCGTGATCCCCTTCACGCTGATCGCGGGCGCGGTGGGCGAGGGCGGCGTGGACAGCTTCCTGAGCAGCAGCTCGGACGACTACAGCTGGACGTTCCTGATCGTCCAGGGCGTCGGCTCGGTCATCGGCACCACGCTGAGCCTGCCGATCTCCGCCGGTGTGACCGTGCTTCTCTACATCGACCAGCGCATCCGGCGCGAAGCCCTCGACCTCGAACTGGGCCGCGCCGCGGGCGTCCAGGGCTACACCGGGAGCTGA
- a CDS encoding DUF58 domain-containing protein, whose translation MAPTGRAALLAALGTLPVGLLAPSWTGILAVDGAVALACACDAALAAPVRRLGLTRSGDTSVRLGDSADVTLTVTNTSRRRLRARIRDAWPPSSWQPGTETAASRHTLDVPPGERRRLTTRLRPTRRGDRTADRVTVRSYGPLGLFARQGSHEVPWTVRVLPPFTSRKHLPSKLARLRELDGRTSLLTRGEGTEFDSLREYVPGDDTRSIDWRATARQSTLAVRTWRPERDRHILLVLDTGRTSAGRVGDIPRLDAALDAALLLAALASRAGDRVDLLAYDRRVRALVQGKAAGQLLPALVNAMAPLEPELVETDARGLSAAALRSAPRRSLIVLFTSLDPAPVEEGLLPVLSSLTDRHTVLLASVADPHIALMSAGRGSTESVYGAASAAQSEADRHRTAERLTRHGVHVVDALPDTLAPALADAYLSLKASGRL comes from the coding sequence ATGGCACCCACCGGACGCGCCGCACTCCTCGCGGCACTCGGCACCCTCCCCGTCGGCCTGCTCGCACCGAGCTGGACGGGCATCCTCGCCGTCGACGGCGCCGTCGCCCTCGCCTGCGCCTGCGACGCCGCACTCGCCGCCCCCGTACGCCGCCTCGGCCTCACCCGCTCCGGCGACACCTCGGTACGCCTCGGCGACAGCGCCGACGTCACGCTCACCGTCACGAACACCTCCCGCCGACGCCTGCGCGCCCGCATCCGCGACGCCTGGCCGCCGAGCAGCTGGCAGCCCGGCACCGAGACCGCCGCCTCCCGGCACACCCTGGACGTGCCCCCCGGCGAGCGCCGCCGCCTCACCACCCGCCTGCGGCCCACCCGCCGCGGCGACCGCACCGCGGACCGCGTCACCGTCCGCTCCTACGGTCCGCTCGGCCTGTTCGCCCGCCAGGGCAGCCACGAAGTCCCCTGGACCGTGCGCGTCCTGCCCCCGTTCACCAGCCGCAAGCACCTGCCGTCGAAGCTGGCCAGGCTCCGCGAACTCGACGGCCGCACCAGCCTGCTCACCCGCGGCGAGGGCACCGAGTTCGACAGCCTGCGCGAATACGTGCCCGGCGACGACACCCGCTCCATCGACTGGCGCGCCACCGCCCGGCAATCGACCCTCGCGGTACGCACCTGGCGGCCCGAACGGGACCGGCACATCCTCCTGGTCCTCGACACCGGCCGCACCTCCGCGGGCCGCGTCGGCGACATCCCCCGTCTCGACGCCGCCCTGGACGCCGCACTGCTCCTCGCGGCCCTCGCCTCCCGCGCCGGTGACCGCGTGGACCTGCTCGCCTACGACCGTCGCGTACGCGCCCTGGTCCAGGGCAAGGCCGCCGGCCAGCTGCTGCCCGCCCTGGTCAACGCCATGGCCCCACTGGAACCCGAACTCGTCGAGACCGACGCCCGCGGCCTGTCCGCCGCCGCCCTGCGCTCGGCCCCGCGCCGCTCCCTGATCGTCCTGTTCACCAGCCTGGACCCCGCCCCCGTCGAAGAGGGCCTGCTACCGGTACTCAGCAGCCTCACCGACCGGCACACCGTCCTGCTCGCCTCCGTCGCGGACCCGCACATCGCCCTCATGTCCGCGGGACGCGGCAGTACGGAATCCGTCTACGGCGCCGCCTCGGCCGCCCAGTCCGAAGCCGACCGCCACCGCACCGCGGAACGCCTGACCCGCCACGGCGTCCACGTCGTCGACGCCCTTCCGGACACTCTGGCCCCCGCCCTCGCCGACGCCTACCTGTCCCTCAAGGCCTCGGGCCGCCTCTGA